The following coding sequences lie in one Arachis ipaensis cultivar K30076 chromosome B03, Araip1.1, whole genome shotgun sequence genomic window:
- the LOC107631872 gene encoding zinc-finger homeodomain protein 8-like: MDLTSNNTHTLDSDTKTPPPTQPTNTNTLKSLSLTNGTHNNNHHRHQSTTRPSPPSMAVISYKECLKNHAASIGGHALDGCGEFMPSSSTNPTDPRSLKCAACGCHRNFHRRDPPEPSSTTTPTFLNCFYSPSTGTTTAPPPAPPQPLPHRGMSQSTSPSQSSSPSQSPSPMSSPSSPPPLSHVPPPPPPSAPGSYHSSAPHMLLALGTAYSAVPSDHEHQHLHRNSFNNSNNFSPVVLNANSGGSNSNSSKNKRYRTKFSQEQKEKMYRFSEKLGWRMNNKGDDSLVQEFCNDIGVPRGVFKVWMHNNKNTFNKKRSSSSEPPLPPPAAAGNNHINDHDQKINATAAADGSNNNKNGDINNVVSHVPINALSS, translated from the coding sequence ATGGACTTGACCTCAAACAATACCCACACCTTAGATTCAGATACTAAAACCCCACCACCAACCCAacccaccaacaccaacaccctAAAGTCACTATCTTTAACCAACGGCACacacaacaacaaccaccaccgCCACCAGTCCACCACCAGGCCTTCTCCGCCGTCCATGGCGGTTATTTCCTACAAAGAATGTCTCAAGAACCACGCCGCCAGCATAGGTGGCCATGCACTTGACGGTTGCGGCGAGTTCATGCCTTCCTCCTCCACCAACCCCACCGACCCTCGCTCCCTCAAGTGCGCCGCCTGCGGCTGCCATCGCAACTTCCACCGCCGTGACCCTCCAGAGCCTTCCAGCACCACCACCCCCACCTTTTTAAACTGCTTCTACTCCCCGTCCACCGGCACCACCACTGCACCCCCACCGGCGCCGCCGCAACCACTCCCTCATCGCGGCATGAGCCAAAGTACAAGCCCAAGCCAAAGCTCAAGCCCAAGCCAGAGCCCTAGCCCGATGTCAAGCCCTTCTTCACCGCCACCACTGTCTCAcgtgccaccaccaccaccaccatcagcaCCAGGTTCTTACCACTCCTCCGCGCCGCACATGCTCTTAGCTTTAGGCACCGCGTATTCTGCAGTTCCTTCAGATCACGAGCACCAACACCTTCACCGAAACTCcttcaacaacagcaacaactTCTCCCCTGTGGTTCTCAACGCCAACAGTGGCGGCAGTAATAGTAATAGCAGTAAGAACAAGAGGTACAGAACCAAGTTCAGCCAAGAACAGAAGGAGAAGATGTACAGATTCTCTGAGAAATTAGGTTGGAGAATGAACAACAAAGGTGATGATTCTCTTGTTCAGGAGTTTTGTAATGACATTGGTGTCCCTAGAGGTGTCTTCAAGGTTTGGATgcacaataacaagaacactttcaaCAAGAAGAGATCCTCTTCTTCCgaacctcctcttcctcctcctgctGCTGCTGGAAACAACCACATCAATGATCATGATCAGAAAATCAATGCTACTGCTGCTGCTGATGgtagtaataataataagaatggaGATATCAATAATGTTGTTTCTCATGTTCCTATCAATGCCTTGTCATCTTAA